In Opitutaceae bacterium TAV5, one genomic interval encodes:
- a CDS encoding histidine kinase has product MQPTDPAIFTGVELITLICATLVTAIFLTLSLRAGSAVVAPRANVILALCAFMWSLGGITSSLLEVFGASPEDRWLLLAQAMKMAGAIIWIVPMMAIWRPYVQRPWERIGLRLLQGVALLAALFYLVTYLAGAWGGWFPVPLAQLKESFRFVMAASGAGMLVISGSIRKTESLPRVIRVSFGLVLAGILILTLGLGLRAVCPSGGVTDTLSLLIALAPLVILCGALFLYSKFRFADCFIHQSLFIVMTAIVASVIAVFSQAKGGVWLWTDPDGPEAVRILFAGLAVTILSAGTIALGRILNRLVDRHIFPPPDYGLVIDQLRERLAALRDEEEIGQAVTATAREVLDLEDVRVVTVSEGLAVSLPRRCPRGFVELAPGDPLHGLLPTAGVELLVPVPDRGELTQVLAIAPGRKRRGLVTHEIGFLREVATRISSRRESLRHERALLEKHHREEFLLRQVVESELRALRAQVNPHFLFNSLNTLADLIVTDTARAETMTLRLAQVFRHVLAHSTRPLVSVQEEMDFLRRYLYIEEARFGERLRVSFEIDPETVTRAIPSLILQPLVENSLKHGLGPKLGAGHLRIAASKDAGHIRLTVEDDGVGNAADAVRDPVVAAPRRPDSPGVGLANVRRRLEALYGGRASFALEALAPAGCRATLMIPFTDEALPATA; this is encoded by the coding sequence ATGCAACCAACCGATCCGGCAATCTTCACCGGCGTGGAGCTGATCACGCTGATCTGCGCCACGCTGGTGACGGCGATTTTCCTGACACTCTCGCTGCGTGCCGGCTCCGCCGTGGTTGCGCCGCGCGCCAATGTCATTCTGGCATTGTGCGCGTTCATGTGGAGCCTGGGCGGTATCACGTCCAGCTTGCTGGAAGTCTTCGGCGCCTCCCCGGAAGACCGCTGGCTGCTGCTGGCGCAGGCGATGAAGATGGCGGGCGCGATCATCTGGATCGTGCCGATGATGGCGATCTGGCGGCCCTACGTGCAGCGCCCCTGGGAGCGGATCGGCCTGCGGCTGCTGCAAGGCGTCGCGTTGCTGGCGGCGCTGTTTTACCTCGTCACGTATCTGGCCGGAGCTTGGGGCGGGTGGTTTCCGGTGCCGCTGGCGCAACTGAAAGAGTCGTTTCGTTTCGTGATGGCCGCGAGCGGCGCGGGGATGCTGGTCATCAGCGGAAGCATCCGGAAAACGGAATCGCTGCCCCGGGTCATCCGGGTCTCTTTCGGACTTGTCCTGGCGGGGATCCTCATCCTCACCCTCGGGCTCGGGTTGCGCGCCGTGTGCCCCTCGGGTGGCGTCACCGATACGCTGTCGTTGCTGATCGCCCTGGCGCCGCTGGTCATCCTGTGCGGAGCGCTTTTCCTGTATTCGAAGTTTCGATTCGCCGACTGCTTCATCCATCAAAGCCTCTTCATCGTCATGACCGCGATCGTTGCCAGCGTGATCGCGGTGTTCTCGCAGGCGAAGGGGGGCGTATGGCTGTGGACCGATCCGGACGGGCCGGAAGCGGTCCGGATTCTGTTCGCCGGGCTGGCGGTGACGATTCTGTCCGCCGGAACCATTGCGCTCGGCCGGATTCTCAACCGGCTGGTTGACCGCCATATTTTCCCCCCGCCCGATTACGGGCTCGTCATCGATCAGTTGCGCGAGCGGCTTGCAGCCCTTCGGGACGAGGAGGAAATCGGGCAGGCCGTCACCGCCACCGCGCGCGAGGTGCTGGACCTGGAGGACGTGCGGGTGGTGACGGTTTCGGAAGGGCTCGCGGTCTCGCTTCCACGGCGGTGCCCCCGCGGATTTGTCGAACTGGCGCCCGGCGATCCTTTGCACGGGTTGCTGCCGACGGCCGGCGTCGAGTTGCTGGTCCCCGTCCCCGATCGCGGGGAACTGACCCAAGTGCTGGCGATTGCTCCCGGGAGAAAACGCCGCGGCCTCGTCACGCACGAGATCGGGTTTTTGCGGGAAGTCGCCACCCGGATCAGTTCGCGCCGGGAATCGCTGCGCCATGAACGTGCCCTGCTCGAAAAACACCACCGCGAGGAGTTCCTGCTCCGGCAGGTGGTGGAGTCCGAATTGCGGGCGTTGCGCGCGCAGGTGAATCCCCATTTTCTCTTCAACTCGCTCAACACCCTCGCCGACCTCATCGTGACGGACACTGCCCGCGCCGAGACCATGACGTTGCGGCTTGCGCAGGTATTCCGTCACGTGCTCGCCCACTCGACCCGGCCGCTGGTTTCCGTCCAGGAGGAAATGGATTTCCTGCGCCGCTACCTGTACATCGAGGAGGCGCGTTTTGGCGAACGCTTGCGGGTGAGTTTCGAGATCGATCCGGAAACCGTGACCCGCGCCATTCCGTCGCTCATCCTGCAACCGCTGGTGGAAAACTCGCTCAAACACGGGCTCGGCCCGAAGCTCGGCGCCGGACACCTGCGGATCGCCGCGTCGAAGGATGCCGGTCACATCCGGCTTACGGTTGAGGATGACGGGGTCGGCAACGCCGCGGACGCTGTCCGCGACCCCGTTGTTGCCGCGCCGCGGCGTCCCGATTCGCCGGGCGTGGGTCTGGCCAACGTGCGACGCCGGCTCGAAGCCCTCTATGGCGGGCGCGCCTCGTTTGCGCTTGAAGCGCTCGCTCCGGCGGGCTGCCGGGCCACGCTGATGATTCCGTTCACCGACGAAGCCCTTCCCGCCACCGCATGA
- a CDS encoding histidine kinase, whose product MKVLIADDEPSARSRLRRLLAGEAGLEIAGEAADGLAVVAMVESLRPDLVFLDIGMPGLNGLDALRALPAGQPLPLVIFVTGYDEYAMSAFREHALAYLLKPVDREDLALAVERARRLHAWADDGGRARHAVARLAGEVKLPLRQIVGRRQGRVLLLPVEGIRYFSIDQGIVKARTETESYSVSFQLAELESRLEGSPFFRARREALVNLAHVREIRPWFRRGLLLVMNDTPASEIVVSERQIPALRQVMPGL is encoded by the coding sequence ATGAAAGTTCTGATCGCAGATGACGAACCCTCGGCCCGCTCCCGCCTGCGCCGCCTGCTCGCCGGCGAGGCCGGCCTGGAAATTGCGGGCGAGGCGGCGGATGGCCTGGCCGTCGTGGCGATGGTGGAAAGCCTGCGGCCCGACCTCGTTTTTCTCGATATCGGGATGCCCGGTCTCAACGGCCTCGACGCCCTGCGCGCGCTGCCGGCCGGGCAGCCGCTGCCGCTGGTGATTTTTGTCACGGGCTACGACGAGTACGCGATGAGCGCGTTCAGGGAACACGCGCTCGCCTACCTGCTCAAGCCGGTCGACCGCGAGGACCTCGCGCTGGCGGTGGAACGCGCCCGCCGTCTGCACGCCTGGGCGGACGATGGCGGACGTGCGCGCCATGCGGTTGCGCGGCTCGCCGGTGAAGTGAAGCTGCCGCTGCGCCAGATCGTGGGCCGCCGGCAAGGCCGCGTGTTGCTCCTTCCGGTGGAGGGTATCCGGTATTTTTCCATTGACCAGGGGATCGTGAAGGCCCGGACGGAAACGGAGTCGTACAGTGTGAGTTTTCAGCTCGCCGAGCTGGAGAGCCGGCTGGAGGGAAGCCCGTTTTTCCGCGCCCGGCGCGAGGCTTTGGTCAACCTCGCGCACGTGCGGGAAATCCGCCCGTGGTTCCGGCGCGGGCTGTTGCTGGTGATGAACGATACGCCGGCCAGCGAGATTGTGGTGAGCGAGCGTCAGATTCCCGCCTTGCGGCAGGTGATGCCGGGACTGTGA
- the ureC gene encoding urease subunit alpha (ureases catalyze the hydrolysis of urea into ammonia and carbon dioxide; in Helicobacter pylori the ammonia released plays a key role in bacterial survival by neutralizing acids when colonizing the gastric mucosa; the holoenzyme is composed of 3 ureC (alpha) and 3 ureAB (gamma/beta) subunits) yields MNLSRRQYAEMFGPTTGDRIRLADTDLFAQVERDLIAEAAGGYGNEIKFGGGKVIRDGMGQSPTATDTESLDLVITNALILDPLLGVIKADIGIKHGLIVGIGHAGNPGIQSGIGSAFPDPVTGKTNPMIVGACTEVIAGEGCIVTAGGIDTHIHFICPQQIDEALSSGITTMIGGGTGPAHGTLATTCTPGAWNIARMLEAAEAFPMNLGFLGKGNCATPAPLREQVLAGAIGLKLHEDWGTTPAAIDTCLGVADELDVQVAIHTDTLNEAGYVDDTLRAFKGRTIHTYHSEGAGGGHAPDIIRVCGEENVLPSSTNPTRPFTVNTIDEHLDMLMVCHHLDSKIPEDVSFAESRIRPETIAAEDRLHDLGAISMMSSDSQAMGRIGEVICRTWQTAHKMKTQFGTLTGNLHPAADNFRILRYLAKYTINPAITHGIAHIVGSIAIGKLADLVIFKPALFGVKPELILKGGFIASANMGDPNASIPTPQPMFYRPQFGAFGRALTSTSLTFVSESSLHAPGGLLAGNPLRLSRRLEPVQRCRAITKRDMVHNDALPKIEVDPETYTVKADGEHLTCEPAKVLPLAQRYFLF; encoded by the coding sequence ATGAATCTCTCCCGCCGCCAATACGCCGAAATGTTCGGCCCCACCACCGGCGACCGCATCCGCCTCGCCGATACCGACCTCTTCGCCCAGGTCGAGCGCGACCTCATCGCCGAGGCTGCCGGCGGCTACGGCAACGAGATCAAGTTCGGCGGCGGCAAGGTCATCCGCGACGGCATGGGCCAGTCGCCCACCGCCACCGACACCGAGTCGCTCGACCTCGTCATCACCAACGCCCTCATCCTCGACCCGCTCCTCGGCGTCATCAAGGCCGACATCGGCATCAAGCACGGTCTCATCGTCGGCATCGGCCACGCCGGCAACCCCGGCATCCAGTCCGGCATCGGCTCCGCCTTCCCCGATCCCGTCACCGGCAAGACGAACCCCATGATCGTCGGCGCCTGCACCGAAGTCATCGCCGGCGAAGGTTGCATCGTCACCGCCGGCGGCATCGACACCCACATCCACTTCATCTGCCCGCAACAGATCGACGAAGCCCTTTCCTCCGGCATCACGACCATGATCGGCGGCGGCACCGGCCCCGCGCACGGCACCCTTGCCACCACCTGCACGCCCGGCGCCTGGAATATCGCCCGCATGCTCGAGGCAGCCGAAGCCTTTCCGATGAACCTCGGCTTCCTCGGCAAGGGCAACTGCGCCACGCCCGCGCCTCTCCGCGAACAGGTGCTCGCCGGAGCCATCGGCCTGAAACTCCACGAAGACTGGGGCACCACCCCCGCCGCCATCGACACCTGCCTCGGCGTCGCCGACGAACTCGACGTGCAGGTCGCCATCCACACCGACACCCTCAACGAGGCCGGTTATGTCGACGACACTCTCCGCGCCTTCAAGGGCCGCACCATCCACACCTACCACTCCGAAGGCGCCGGCGGCGGCCACGCGCCCGACATCATCCGCGTCTGCGGCGAGGAAAACGTCCTCCCCTCCTCGACCAACCCCACGCGCCCCTTCACGGTCAACACCATCGACGAGCACCTCGACATGCTCATGGTCTGCCACCACCTCGACAGCAAGATCCCCGAGGACGTCTCCTTCGCCGAATCGCGCATCCGCCCCGAGACCATCGCCGCCGAGGACCGCCTGCACGACCTCGGCGCCATCTCCATGATGTCGTCCGACAGCCAGGCGATGGGCCGCATCGGCGAGGTCATCTGCCGCACCTGGCAGACCGCGCACAAGATGAAGACGCAGTTCGGCACGCTCACCGGCAACCTCCATCCCGCCGCCGACAACTTCCGCATCCTCCGCTACCTTGCCAAGTACACGATCAACCCCGCCATCACGCACGGCATCGCCCACATTGTCGGCAGCATCGCGATCGGCAAACTCGCCGACCTCGTCATTTTCAAGCCCGCGCTCTTCGGCGTGAAACCCGAGCTCATCCTGAAGGGCGGCTTCATCGCCAGCGCCAACATGGGCGACCCCAACGCCTCGATCCCCACGCCGCAGCCCATGTTCTACCGCCCGCAGTTCGGCGCCTTCGGCCGCGCCCTGACCAGCACCAGCCTGACGTTCGTATCCGAATCATCGTTACATGCTCCCGGCGGCCTCCTCGCCGGCAACCCGCTTCGCCTCTCCCGCCGCCTCGAACCCGTGCAACGCTGCCGCGCGATCACCAAACGTGACATGGTCCACAACGACGCCCTCCCGAAAATCGAGGTCGACCCCGAGACCTACACGGTCAAGGCCGACGGCGAGCACCTCACCTGCGAACCGGCAAAAGTGCTCCCGCTCGCCCAGCGCTATTTCCTGTTCTGA
- a CDS encoding urease subunit beta: MIPGEIITAPDAPPLEANQNLATVTLDVANTGDRPIQVGSHFHFYEVNRALAFDRAAARGYRLDIPAGTAVRFEAGDTKTVHLVALAGAREVYGLNALVNGPLSPTAAP; this comes from the coding sequence ATGATTCCCGGAGAAATCATCACCGCTCCCGACGCCCCTCCGCTCGAGGCCAATCAGAACCTCGCCACCGTCACGCTCGACGTGGCCAACACCGGCGACCGCCCCATCCAGGTCGGCTCGCATTTCCACTTTTACGAAGTCAACCGCGCCCTCGCCTTCGACCGCGCCGCGGCCCGCGGTTACCGCCTCGACATCCCGGCCGGCACGGCCGTCCGCTTCGAGGCCGGCGACACCAAAACCGTCCACCTCGTCGCCCTCGCCGGCGCCCGCGAGGTCTACGGTCTCAACGCCCTCGTCAACGGCCCCCTTTCCCCGACAGCCGCCCCATAA
- a CDS encoding urease subunit gamma, producing MHLTPREREKLLIVVAADLARRRQARGLKLNYPEAIAIITYEIIEGARDGRSVADLMSHGTTLLKRDDVMEGVPEMIHDVQVEATFPDGTKLVTVHNPIR from the coding sequence ATGCACCTGACGCCCCGCGAACGTGAAAAACTCCTCATCGTCGTCGCCGCCGACCTCGCCCGCCGCCGACAGGCGCGCGGCCTGAAACTCAACTACCCGGAAGCCATTGCGATCATCACCTACGAGATCATCGAAGGCGCCCGCGACGGCCGCAGCGTCGCCGATCTCATGAGCCACGGCACCACGCTCCTCAAACGCGACGATGTCATGGAAGGCGTCCCCGAGATGATCCACGACGTGCAAGTCGAAGCCACCTTCCCCGACGGCACCAAACTCGTCACCGTCCACAACCCGATCCGATAA
- a CDS encoding urea ABC transporter ATP-binding protein, with protein sequence MLALAGVEANIGGSRILRGVTLDVRPSEVVCLMGRNGVGKTTTLRCIMGLLPVRAGTISLDGHALKNQRTDVRARAGIGYVPQGRDIFPHLTIEENLRVGLAVHGRLGAAGQPDLDRVYTLFPVLKSMASRKGGVLSGGQQQQLAIARALLTRPKLLILDEPTEGIQPSIIDEIGDTLKKLKGELSILLVEQYVDFCRDVADRFYAMDRGAITYAGPIAALTDDIVREHLQV encoded by the coding sequence GTGCTCGCGCTCGCCGGCGTCGAGGCCAACATCGGCGGCTCCCGCATCCTGCGCGGTGTCACCCTCGACGTCCGTCCCAGCGAGGTCGTCTGCCTGATGGGTCGCAACGGCGTGGGCAAGACCACCACGCTGCGCTGCATCATGGGCCTGCTTCCGGTTCGCGCCGGCACGATCAGCCTCGACGGCCACGCCCTCAAAAACCAGCGCACCGACGTCCGCGCCCGCGCCGGAATCGGTTACGTCCCGCAAGGCCGCGATATTTTTCCGCACCTCACCATCGAGGAAAACCTTCGCGTCGGTCTCGCCGTCCACGGCCGCCTCGGCGCCGCCGGCCAGCCCGACCTCGACCGTGTTTACACGCTCTTCCCTGTGCTCAAGTCGATGGCCTCCCGCAAAGGCGGTGTCCTCTCCGGCGGACAGCAACAGCAGCTCGCCATCGCCCGCGCCCTCCTCACGCGCCCGAAGCTCCTCATCCTCGACGAACCCACCGAAGGCATCCAGCCCTCGATCATCGACGAAATCGGCGACACCCTGAAAAAACTCAAGGGCGAGCTTTCCATTCTCCTCGTCGAGCAGTACGTCGATTTCTGCCGCGACGTCGCCGACCGTTTTTATGCGATGGACCGCGGTGCCATCACCTACGCCGGCCCCATCGCCGCCCTCACCGACGACATCGTCCGCGAACACCTCCAGGTCTGA
- a CDS encoding urea ABC transporter ATP-binding protein produces MVPLTTHPRPVLLTVEDVTKTYDGFRAINGLNFYLDSGELRTVIGPNGAGKSTFFDLLTGRAKPDTGKIEFGDTDLTALDECAINGLGIGRKFQTPSVYVQLTVWDNVRLSIRAKRGVFASLTRRVPREHADRIDELLRLVRLDTQSSRLAGELSHGQKQWLEIAMLLAQEPRLLLVDEPAAGMTDEETHRTGELLVSLAEKHSLVVIEHDMTFVKQIAQGRKVSVLHQGSILCEGNFDDVQQNPKVREVYLGRGK; encoded by the coding sequence ATGGTCCCGCTCACCACCCATCCGCGCCCCGTTCTCCTCACTGTCGAGGACGTCACCAAGACCTACGACGGCTTCCGCGCCATCAACGGACTCAACTTCTACCTGGATTCCGGCGAGCTCCGCACCGTCATCGGACCCAACGGCGCCGGCAAATCCACCTTCTTCGACCTGCTCACCGGCCGCGCCAAGCCCGACACCGGCAAGATCGAATTCGGCGACACCGATCTCACCGCGCTCGACGAATGCGCCATCAACGGACTCGGCATCGGTCGCAAGTTCCAGACCCCTTCCGTTTACGTCCAGCTCACCGTCTGGGACAACGTCCGCCTTTCCATCCGCGCCAAACGCGGTGTCTTCGCCTCCCTCACCCGCCGCGTCCCCCGCGAACACGCCGATCGCATCGACGAGCTCCTGCGTCTTGTCCGCCTCGATACACAATCCTCCCGCCTCGCCGGCGAACTCTCGCACGGCCAGAAACAGTGGCTCGAGATCGCCATGCTCCTCGCCCAGGAGCCCCGCCTCCTCCTCGTCGACGAACCCGCCGCCGGCATGACCGACGAGGAAACCCACCGCACGGGCGAACTCCTTGTCAGCCTCGCCGAAAAACACAGTCTCGTCGTCATCGAGCACGACATGACCTTCGTCAAACAGATCGCCCAGGGCCGCAAGGTCAGCGTCCTTCACCAGGGCAGCATCCTCTGCGAAGGCAATTTCGACGACGTCCAGCAAAACCCGAAAGTCCGCGAGGTTTACCTCGGCCGCGGCAAGTGA
- a CDS encoding urea ABC transporter permease has product MGMYLILMIGKLGQYKNDMPDFMVFLGYEKIPLHWQPFYSFTFALLMVFAVPGALAWVFGYLAFRSRMKGVYFSILTQALTYAAALMFFRNDFGFGGNNGLTDFKKILGFDINDAATRRGLYIASILTLAAVFFFFRWLTRTKAGQILQAIRDGENRVRFSGYDTGRYKLFVFVLAAMTSGLGGSLYVAQVGIINPSEMTPDKSLEAVVWVAVGGRGTLLGPIIGAVGVNALKSWATRAAPELWLFIMAALFIVVVLLLPGGIVSIPGRIRAWLSRRRSGTPVSEPAAPVDSTPPVATPASAPGHKPGST; this is encoded by the coding sequence ATGGGCATGTACCTCATCCTCATGATCGGCAAGCTCGGCCAGTACAAGAACGACATGCCGGACTTCATGGTCTTCCTCGGCTACGAAAAAATCCCCCTCCACTGGCAGCCCTTCTACAGTTTCACGTTCGCGCTGCTCATGGTCTTCGCCGTTCCCGGCGCGCTCGCCTGGGTCTTCGGCTACCTCGCCTTCCGCTCGCGCATGAAGGGCGTCTACTTCTCCATCCTCACCCAGGCGCTCACCTATGCCGCCGCGCTCATGTTTTTCCGCAACGACTTCGGCTTCGGCGGCAACAACGGGCTCACCGATTTCAAAAAAATTCTCGGTTTCGACATCAACGACGCCGCCACCCGCCGCGGCCTCTACATCGCTTCCATTCTCACGCTCGCCGCCGTTTTCTTTTTCTTCCGCTGGCTCACCCGCACCAAGGCCGGCCAGATCCTGCAAGCCATCCGCGACGGCGAAAACCGCGTCCGGTTTTCCGGATACGACACCGGGCGCTACAAACTCTTCGTCTTCGTCCTCGCCGCCATGACCAGCGGCCTCGGCGGCTCGCTCTACGTCGCCCAGGTCGGCATCATCAATCCCTCCGAAATGACGCCCGACAAATCCCTCGAGGCCGTCGTCTGGGTGGCGGTCGGCGGACGCGGCACGCTCCTCGGCCCCATCATCGGCGCCGTCGGCGTCAACGCCCTCAAGAGCTGGGCCACCCGCGCCGCGCCCGAGCTCTGGCTCTTCATCATGGCCGCGCTCTTCATCGTGGTCGTGCTGCTCCTGCCCGGCGGCATCGTCAGCATCCCGGGGCGCATCCGAGCCTGGCTCTCCCGCCGCCGCAGCGGCACCCCTGTCTCCGAACCCGCCGCTCCCGTCGACAGCACGCCGCCCGTCGCCACGCCCGCGAGCGCACCCGGCCACAAACCCGGCTCCACCTGA
- a CDS encoding urea ABC transporter permease, with product MIFIRSIPRLFFLLPVAILFASRASAEDSALIRVLLAPPAEQPAQIRSLLNEEDARIRPTLEAWRSGEIYIHTTPDGQRIPFTLSATANPDGTRNALSIETGQPLTAPADPAAAPDAEPAPLAFQAKAVTSIETNAAIRRAIRDVSQVVDLADPSPAVRRAAAERLGMTQRPDYLPLLETRLTREKKRAVRRALGDGVALINLKNGNDTEKIAAIQQLQASHHLGVVTQLKEIVARGDVRPADPTLSPALVRAARTAITSIEHHYMWVNFWGTAFRGLSLSSVLLVTALGLAITYGLMGVINMAHGEIMVVGAYATYVTQNLFAGWFGASGAGYNYYFLAALPISFLAAALVGLVLERSVIQWLYRRPLESLLATWGVSLALQQGFRTVFGPANVQINSPAWLRGNIEIADLTLTYNRIFVIAFAVVVVAGAWLLLNRTRFGLYIRAVTQNRAMASCMGVRTERVNMLTFAFGSGLAGLAGACLAQIGNVGPGLGQSHIVDCFMVVVSGGVGSLAGTVYAALGIGSIDQILQPFLGAVMGKILVLVAIILFLQWKPGGLFPTRNRSLD from the coding sequence GTGATTTTTATCCGTTCCATTCCCCGCCTGTTTTTCCTTCTTCCGGTTGCGATTCTTTTCGCGAGCCGGGCTTCCGCCGAAGACAGCGCCCTCATCCGTGTCCTGCTCGCGCCGCCCGCTGAACAGCCCGCGCAAATCCGTTCCCTGCTCAACGAGGAAGACGCCCGCATCCGCCCCACCCTCGAGGCCTGGCGTTCCGGCGAGATTTATATCCACACCACGCCCGACGGGCAACGCATCCCGTTCACCCTCTCCGCCACCGCCAACCCCGACGGCACCCGCAATGCCCTTTCCATCGAAACCGGCCAGCCGCTCACCGCTCCGGCCGACCCCGCCGCCGCTCCCGATGCCGAACCTGCTCCCCTCGCCTTCCAGGCCAAGGCGGTCACCTCCATCGAGACCAATGCCGCCATCCGCCGCGCCATCCGCGATGTCAGCCAGGTCGTCGATCTCGCCGATCCTTCCCCCGCCGTCCGCCGCGCCGCCGCCGAGCGCCTCGGCATGACGCAGCGGCCCGACTACCTCCCCCTCCTCGAAACGCGCCTCACCCGCGAAAAAAAACGCGCCGTCCGTCGCGCGCTCGGCGACGGCGTCGCCCTCATCAACCTGAAAAACGGCAACGACACCGAAAAGATCGCCGCCATCCAGCAACTCCAGGCGAGCCACCACCTCGGCGTCGTCACCCAGCTCAAGGAGATCGTCGCGCGCGGGGACGTGCGACCCGCCGACCCCACGCTTTCACCCGCCCTTGTCCGCGCCGCCCGCACCGCCATCACGTCCATCGAACATCACTACATGTGGGTCAATTTCTGGGGCACCGCCTTTCGCGGCCTCAGCCTCAGCTCCGTGCTTCTCGTCACCGCGCTCGGCCTCGCCATCACCTACGGCCTGATGGGGGTCATCAACATGGCGCACGGCGAGATCATGGTCGTCGGCGCCTACGCCACCTACGTCACGCAAAATCTCTTCGCCGGCTGGTTTGGCGCCAGCGGCGCCGGTTACAACTACTACTTCCTCGCCGCCCTGCCTATCTCGTTCCTTGCCGCAGCGCTGGTCGGGCTCGTCCTCGAACGCAGCGTCATCCAGTGGCTCTACCGCCGCCCGCTCGAAAGCCTGCTCGCCACCTGGGGCGTGTCGCTCGCCCTCCAGCAGGGTTTCCGCACGGTCTTCGGCCCGGCCAATGTCCAGATCAACAGCCCCGCCTGGTTGCGCGGCAACATCGAGATCGCCGACCTCACCCTCACCTACAACCGCATTTTCGTGATCGCCTTCGCCGTCGTCGTGGTGGCCGGCGCCTGGCTCCTGCTCAACCGCACGCGCTTCGGCCTCTACATCCGCGCCGTCACGCAAAACCGCGCCATGGCCTCGTGCATGGGCGTGCGCACCGAACGCGTCAACATGCTCACCTTCGCCTTCGGCTCCGGCCTCGCCGGTCTCGCCGGTGCCTGCCTCGCGCAGATCGGCAATGTCGGCCCCGGCCTCGGCCAGTCGCACATCGTCGACTGTTTCATGGTCGTCGTCTCCGGCGGCGTCGGCAGCCTTGCCGGCACCGTTTACGCCGCGCTCGGCATCGGCTCCATCGACCAGATCCTGCAACCCTTCCTCGGCGCCGTCATGGGCAAGATCCTCGTCCTCGTCGCCATCATCCTCTTCCTGCAGTGGAAACCCGGCGGCCTCTTCCCCACCCGCAACCGCAGCCTGGACTGA
- a CDS encoding branched-chain amino acid ABC transporter substrate-binding protein — MTAKMNRMPGSRALALAAAVAATTATLATAPLAQAQDTVKVGVLHSLSGTMAISETSLRDVLLFTFDEINAAGGVLGKKIEPVVVDGASNWPLFAEKATQLLEQDKVAVTFGCWTSVSRKSVLPVYEKNNGLLFYPVQYEGEELSKNIFYTAEAVNQQATPGVDYLLGELGKKKFYLLGSDYVYPRTTNLVLKEYLASKGIPESAIIEKYTPFGHTDYQQIVSEIKQFAASGDACVVSTLNGDTNVPFFRELANAGIDSADCPVMSFSVSEDEFRGLPTKDLVGHLGAWSYFMSLDTPANAEFKKKFFAWLEKSTVPGIEKKGRVTNSPMVLSYDGVYLWKAAVEKAGSFDVDKVREALESGDIAFDGPGGKATVQKNHHVTKNVYVGETLPDGQFKILKSYEQVYGEPFLKGKFK, encoded by the coding sequence ATGACCGCAAAAATGAATCGCATGCCCGGCTCCCGCGCTCTCGCGCTCGCCGCCGCCGTCGCCGCCACCACCGCGACCCTCGCCACCGCTCCGCTCGCCCAGGCCCAGGACACCGTCAAGGTCGGCGTCCTCCACTCGCTCAGCGGCACCATGGCCATCAGCGAAACGTCCCTGCGCGACGTTCTCCTGTTCACCTTTGACGAGATCAACGCCGCCGGCGGCGTGCTCGGCAAGAAGATCGAACCCGTTGTCGTCGACGGCGCCTCGAACTGGCCGCTCTTCGCCGAAAAGGCCACCCAGCTCCTCGAACAGGACAAGGTCGCCGTGACCTTCGGCTGCTGGACCTCCGTCAGCCGCAAGTCCGTGCTCCCGGTTTACGAGAAGAACAACGGACTCCTCTTCTACCCCGTGCAATACGAGGGCGAGGAGCTTTCCAAAAACATCTTCTACACCGCCGAGGCCGTTAACCAGCAAGCCACGCCCGGCGTCGATTACCTGCTCGGAGAGCTCGGAAAGAAAAAATTCTACCTGCTCGGTTCCGACTACGTCTATCCGCGCACCACGAACCTCGTCCTCAAGGAGTACCTCGCCAGCAAGGGCATCCCCGAGTCGGCGATCATCGAGAAGTACACGCCCTTCGGCCACACCGACTACCAGCAGATCGTTTCCGAGATCAAACAGTTCGCCGCCTCCGGCGACGCCTGCGTCGTCTCCACGCTCAACGGCGACACCAACGTCCCGTTCTTCCGTGAACTCGCCAACGCCGGCATCGACTCCGCCGACTGCCCGGTGATGTCGTTCTCCGTTTCCGAGGACGAATTCCGCGGCCTGCCCACGAAGGACCTTGTCGGCCACCTCGGAGCCTGGAGCTACTTCATGTCGCTCGACACTCCGGCCAACGCCGAGTTCAAGAAAAAGTTCTTCGCCTGGCTCGAAAAGAGCACCGTCCCCGGCATCGAGAAAAAAGGCCGCGTGACCAACAGTCCCATGGTGCTCTCCTATGATGGCGTCTACCTCTGGAAAGCCGCGGTCGAGAAGGCCGGCTCCTTCGATGTGGACAAGGTCCGCGAGGCGCTGGAATCCGGTGACATCGCCTTCGACGGTCCCGGCGGCAAGGCCACCGTGCAAAAGAATCACCACGTCACCAAGAACGTCTATGTCGGCGAGACTCTCCCCGACGGCCAGTTCAAGATCCTCAAGTCCTATGAACAGGTCTACGGCGAACCCTTCCTGAAAGGAAAATTCAAGTAA